The following nucleotide sequence is from Desulfobacterales bacterium.
AGAAGATCATGCGGATAGCAATAGTGACAACCAACGGAAAAACAGTGAACGAACATTTCGGCAAGGCGGATGTTTTTCATATCTACACCCTGGACGAGCAGGGACCGGCCCCAAGGGAGGAACGGCGGGTCACCCCGCTCTCGGTTGGCGATAAAAGCCACTCCTTTGACCAGGACTGTTTCTCTGCCGTGGCCGCGGCCCTTGAGGGCTGTGCGCGGGTCTACTGCACCCGGATCGGCGACAGGCCGGCCGAGGAGTTGAAAAAACTGGGCATTACCCCGGTCATCTACGAGGGACCCATTGACAAGATCAGGGTTTAAAGAGGGTGGGGGGAAATCGGCCGGAATATGCGCTATCTGCTCTGCATAATTTTCAGCGTCCTGCTGGTGACCGGCGGCTTCACAGCTCCGGCATCGGCCAATGGGCGGCTGACCGTGGCCGTGGCCGCCAACTTCATCCGGCCGATGGCCGAGATCGCGGAAATTTTTTTCCAGGAGACCGGGATCAGGATCGAGACCAGCTACGGGGCCACCGGCAAGCTCTATGCCCAGATCCTCCGGGGCGCGCCCTTTGATGTTTTTCTGGCCGCGGACCGCAAACGGCCGCGGCTGCTTCATGAACAGGGGTTGGGATCTGAGCCCCGAACCTATGCCCGGGGACGGGTGGTGCTCTGGACTTCCCGGCAAGGATTCGCGCATATATCCACCTGGCAGGAGCTGCTCAATGATCCGACAGTGGTTCGGATCGCCATCCCCAGCCCGGAGACCGCGCCCTACGGCGCCGCTGCCGCCGCTGCCCTCAAGGCCGCCGCCCTGTGGGACAGGTTGCGGGAAAAACTGGTCTACGGCCAGTCCGTGGCCCAGGCCTTTCAGTTCGGCGTAAGCCGAGGGGTGGATGCGGCCTTTGTCTCCGCATCCTATGCCATGAGCAGACAGGGCCGCAGGGGCAGATCATTCCCCATTGCCGAGGCCGGGCCGATCATCCAGCAGGCCTGTATCGTCAACAGCGGCAAAAATGAACTGGCGAAAATCTTTTTAGATTTTTTGACCGCGGACCGGATGCAACCGCTCCTGGCCCGCTACGGGTATGAGTGATGAACCATGGACATGACCGCCCTCTATCTTTCCGGAAAACTGGCCCTGGTGAGCACGGTGCTGCTGCTGGTCCTGGCTGCGCCGCTCACCTATTTCCTGGTCTATGTCCGCTTGCCCGGCAAGTTTCTGCTCGAGGCCCTGGTCGGCCTGCCCCTGGTGTTGCCGCCCACGGTGCTGGGGTTCTACCTCCTCACCGTACTGGGTCCCCAGGGCCCGGTGGGCCGGTTCTGGGCCGCCATGACCGGTAACGGGTTGCTCTTCACCTTTGCCGGCATCGCCGTCGCGGTCATGGCCCACAGCCTGCCCTACACGGTCCAGCCCTTGAAGACCGCCTTTGAGAAGATCGATCCCCGGCTGCTGGAGACCGCCGCAGTGTTGGGCCTCTCCCGCATCGCCATCTTCCGGCGGGTGATTCTGCCCAACGCGCTGGGCGGCCTGGTCGCGGCCGCGGTGCTCACCTTTGCCCATATCATGGGTGAGTTCGGGGTGGTGCTGATGGTGGGCGGCAGTATTCCCGGCAAGACCAGGGTGGCCTCCATCGCCATCTACGAGTATGTGGAGGCCCTGCGCTATCAGGAGGCCTGGCAGCTCTCCCTGGCGCTCCTGGTTATCAGTTATTTCGTTCTGCTCATCGTGATGTATCTCAACCGGGGGAGCGTGGCCCATGGCACTTGAGGCGCGGATCATAAAAAAGATGCCCGGGTTCACCATTGATGTGGCCTTTGGCTGCGACACCGGCAGGCTGCTGGCCATGGTCGGCCCGTCCGGGGCCGGCAAGACCACCATCATCCGGATACTGGCCGGGCTGGAACGGCCCGATTTTGCCAGGATCACCTGCAACGGCCGGGTCTGGGCCGATACCGACCAGAAGATATGGCTGCCGGCCCGCAAGCGGCAACTGGGTTATGTGTTCCAGGAGTTCACCCTGTTTCCCCACCTGAACGTGGCCGGCAACGTGGCGTTCGGGGCCCGCGACTCCCGCCGGGTTGATGAACTGCTGCGCCTGTTCGGGATCCGCCATCTCAGGGACCGCCGAGTACAAAAAATCTCCGGCGGCGAGCGGCAGCGGGTCGCCCTGGCCCAGGCCCTGGCCCGGGAGCCGGAGGTTTTATTATTAGACGAACCTTTTTCCGCCCTGGACCCGCTGACCAGGGGAAAACTGCGTCAGGATATGCTGGCCTACAAGTCCCGGTTCCGGCTGCCCATTATCCATGTGACCCATGACCTGCAGGAGGCCGCCCTGCTGGCCGATCAACTGCTGCCAATGACCGAAGGCAGGATAGCGCCGGCCTGGCTTGAAAAATGTCTTGCCCTTGGCCACTGCGACGCGGAACTGGAAAAACGGATAATCGGCGCGGTTTCACCGGGGTCTTGGCCGG
It contains:
- the modA gene encoding molybdate ABC transporter substrate-binding protein; this translates as MRYLLCIIFSVLLVTGGFTAPASANGRLTVAVAANFIRPMAEIAEIFFQETGIRIETSYGATGKLYAQILRGAPFDVFLAADRKRPRLLHEQGLGSEPRTYARGRVVLWTSRQGFAHISTWQELLNDPTVVRIAIPSPETAPYGAAAAAALKAAALWDRLREKLVYGQSVAQAFQFGVSRGVDAAFVSASYAMSRQGRRGRSFPIAEAGPIIQQACIVNSGKNELAKIFLDFLTADRMQPLLARYGYE
- a CDS encoding ATP-binding cassette domain-containing protein, producing MALEARIIKKMPGFTIDVAFGCDTGRLLAMVGPSGAGKTTIIRILAGLERPDFARITCNGRVWADTDQKIWLPARKRQLGYVFQEFTLFPHLNVAGNVAFGARDSRRVDELLRLFGIRHLRDRRVQKISGGERQRVALAQALAREPEVLLLDEPFSALDPLTRGKLRQDMLAYKSRFRLPIIHVTHDLQEAALLADQLLPMTEGRIAPAWLEKCLALGHCDAELEKRIIGAVSPGSWPARPPEESLQPPGLATACETG
- the modB gene encoding molybdate ABC transporter permease subunit — translated: MDMTALYLSGKLALVSTVLLLVLAAPLTYFLVYVRLPGKFLLEALVGLPLVLPPTVLGFYLLTVLGPQGPVGRFWAAMTGNGLLFTFAGIAVAVMAHSLPYTVQPLKTAFEKIDPRLLETAAVLGLSRIAIFRRVILPNALGGLVAAAVLTFAHIMGEFGVVLMVGGSIPGKTRVASIAIYEYVEALRYQEAWQLSLALLVISYFVLLIVMYLNRGSVAHGT